The Leptodactylus fuscus isolate aLepFus1 chromosome 3, aLepFus1.hap2, whole genome shotgun sequence genome has a segment encoding these proteins:
- the FBXO48 gene encoding F-box only protein 48, producing the protein MALIENVTKNWQSNLDSLPPEMTLKILNYLDLKSLLAIKVTCKRFYQLLEDNAWLWRRYCLQLRTVCPSEIDEDRKKGHTWQETVQINYRRCIIKQKWKDGDFSNIHSYEKLPEETMCPLSVESWGEILDAELTRETQRRA; encoded by the exons ATGGCTTTAATAGAGAATGTAACGAAGAACTGGCAAAGCAACCTTGACTCATTACCTCCAGAAATGACTCTCAAAATACTAAATTATCTGGACTTAAAAAGCTTGTTAGCCATAAAAGTAACATGTAAAAGATTCTATCAACTATTAGAAGACAATGCATGGTTATGGAGAAGATACTGTCTGCAACTGAGAACAGTGTGTCCATCAGAGATTGATGAAGATCGTAAAAAAGGCCATACATGGCAG GAAACCGTGCAAATAAACTACAGAAGATGTATTATTAAGCAGAAATGGAAGGACGGTGACTTTAGtaatattcattcctatgaaaaacTGCCAGAGGAAACCATGTGCCCGCTGAGTGTGGAATCCTGGGGAGAAATACTCGATGCTGAGCTCACAAGAGAAACACAAAGGCGTGCTTGA